A window of Bacillus rossius redtenbacheri isolate Brsri chromosome 4 unlocalized genomic scaffold, Brsri_v3 Brsri_v3_scf4_1, whole genome shotgun sequence contains these coding sequences:
- the LOC134541595 gene encoding uncharacterized protein LOC134541595: MTTEVLSSLPEWLTENYLSDVLHKGNKSSLTTKILHVTSASEQGDNYLGTVFRMVVVCNNVQKCLIVKIMPSETEGSKPISSLGVYERERDMYYKVLPKVYNVMKEKLGQFEYFSPYCYITTRTDAIILEDLKPLGYHMADRKKQLDMDHALLVLSTLAKLHAFSYIMGPESIKHYHDIFFSKENRNLNGGLLASIFKSLCRTVSEWEGYEEYASSLWNFSDSVVDRFNDVVEPTEGSFCVLTHGDCWTNNFLFRYCPETGKVMDMKLIDYQLGRYASPALDLIYFFYSSLQLDVWKQQYRLLKHYHDELTKWLTTAGSSAKAYTFQDLQADMNSKLVFALATTSTVSAIALADSGDGPDLEKLFHENSETHVSQFHKAHNTDQFREKLQVFLKYFEKEGLLS; encoded by the coding sequence ATGACGACGGAGGTTTTGAGTTCGCTCCCGGAATGGCTGACTGAAAACTACCTCTCAGATGTTCTTCACAAGGGAAATAAATCAAGTCTTACAACCAAGATTCTTCACGTAACAAGTGCTTCTGAGCAGGGAGATAACTATTTGGGCACTGTGTTTAGGATGGTTGTGGTGTGCAACAATGTGCAGAAATGCCTTATTGTAAAAATTATGCCAAGTGAAACTGAAGGAAGTAAGCCCATATCCAGTTTAGGAGTATATGAGAGAGAGCGCGATATGTACTATAAAGTGCTTCCGAAAGTATACAATGTTATGAAGGAAAAACTTGGCCAATTTGAGTACTTCAGTCCGTATTGCTATATCACAACGAGGACTGACGCTATCATATTAGAAGACTTGAAGCCACTGGGGTACCACATGGCGGACAGGAAGAAACAGCTCGATATGGACCATGCGCTACTAGTGTTGTCTACCCTGGCGAAACTACACGCCTTTTCCTACATCATGGGTCCCGAGAGTATCAAACATTACCATGATATTTTCTTTTCCAAAGAAAACCGAAATTTGAATGGAGGATTACTAGCATCTATTTTCAAGAGCTTGTGCCGAACAGTGTCTGAATGGGAGGGCTACGAAGAGTATGCTTCGTCCTTATGGAACTTCTCAGATTCAGTGGTGGATCGATTCAATGACGTAGTTGAACCCACTGAAGGTTCGTTTTGTGTTCTTACCCACGGAGATTGTTGGACAAACAATTTCTTGTTTCGCTACTGTCCAGAGACTGGAAAAGTAATGGATATGAAATTGATAGATTACCAACTAGGACGATATGCGTCTCCAGCTTTGGATCTAATATACTTTTTTTACTCCAGTCTTCAGCTTGATGTGTGGAAACAACAATACAGGCTCTTGAAGCATTACCACGACGAACTCACAAAGTGGCTAACTACAGCAGGGTCCAGTGCGAAAGCCTACACGTTCCAGGATCTGCAGGCAGATATGAACTCCAAGCTTGTATTCGCTCTCGCCACAACATCAACGGTGTCAGCGATTGCTCTAGCTGATTCGGGAGATGGACCAGATTTGGAAAAACTATTCCACGAAAATAGTGAGACCCATGTAAGTCAGTTTCATAAAGCGCATAATACAGACCAATTTCGCGAAAAATTGCAAGTGTTTCTTAAGTACTTTGAAAAAGAAGGTCTCCTAAGTTAA